In Hallerella succinigenes, the following are encoded in one genomic region:
- a CDS encoding carboxylesterase family protein, with product MNRLCITVLAAGLSVGLTANAFAGERYQDRQFTVDVKRDVVYASDVPALSSHHFITQALFAYKMTNQDATVAYFYSDEKTTTPTDMKMDIYMPEKDSKTDRAAVLVVHGGAMVAGSKGDFAQHTVNYCDSLAARGYVAASMDYRLGVTLTSRDAQLHIDSTHFARAVYRGVQDVRAAVRYLRANAEDLGINPNRIYLVGNSAGAILSLENIYSTTEEDFPDYMDSEPLLGALDLYGEQGYDSKANGVAALWGAIHNLEMVGDNERPVLLIHGTADETVLFKTGRPLSNLPGVLKNIIPSEMGALAASYTLDLQTPTLYGSYVIDSLLTEKEIEHETYFVEGVAHEFYDEAPYTESVQNRVFNFLYSLTQATESIETKPIFATAQNAVQMGKMNQSFTVLRGQNLKFRVYDLRGRAVMPTGRVSAGESVNLNALDAGVYVLMVQGYRPVRFGLRK from the coding sequence ATGAATCGACTATGCATAACCGTCTTAGCGGCAGGATTGTCCGTTGGTTTGACCGCTAACGCTTTTGCGGGTGAACGCTATCAAGATCGACAGTTTACGGTGGATGTAAAAAGGGATGTCGTTTACGCATCCGATGTTCCCGCTTTAAGTTCGCATCACTTCATTACACAGGCTCTGTTCGCCTATAAAATGACGAATCAGGATGCGACGGTCGCATACTTTTATTCCGATGAAAAAACGACGACTCCGACCGATATGAAGATGGATATCTACATGCCGGAAAAGGATTCGAAAACGGATCGAGCAGCTGTGCTCGTGGTACATGGCGGAGCTATGGTGGCGGGTTCCAAGGGTGACTTTGCACAGCACACAGTGAACTATTGTGATTCCTTGGCGGCTCGTGGTTATGTCGCAGCTTCGATGGATTATCGTTTGGGCGTGACTCTCACCAGTCGTGATGCCCAGTTGCATATCGATAGTACACATTTTGCAAGAGCGGTTTACCGTGGCGTTCAGGATGTACGCGCCGCCGTGCGCTATTTGCGTGCGAATGCAGAAGATTTGGGCATTAACCCGAACCGCATTTATCTTGTCGGTAACAGCGCCGGTGCAATTCTTTCGCTTGAAAATATCTATTCGACGACGGAAGAGGATTTTCCGGATTACATGGATTCGGAACCTTTGCTCGGTGCCTTGGACCTTTACGGCGAACAGGGCTATGATTCTAAGGCAAATGGTGTGGCTGCCTTGTGGGGCGCTATTCACAACTTGGAAATGGTCGGTGACAACGAACGTCCGGTTCTGCTGATTCACGGTACGGCAGACGAAACTGTTCTTTTCAAAACAGGACGCCCGCTCAGCAATTTGCCGGGAGTTCTCAAGAACATTATCCCATCGGAAATGGGAGCTCTCGCTGCATCTTATACGCTCGATCTGCAAACTCCGACGCTCTACGGCAGCTATGTGATCGACTCCCTTTTGACGGAAAAAGAAATTGAACATGAAACGTATTTTGTGGAAGGCGTCGCTCACGAATTCTACGATGAAGCGCCTTACACGGAGAGCGTCCAGAACCGAGTCTTTAACTTCCTTTACAGCTTGACCCAGGCGACGGAATCGATTGAAACGAAACCGATTTTCGCGACTGCACAAAATGCGGTACAGATGGGAAAAATGAATCAGAGCTTTACCGTATTGCGCGGTCAAAATCTCAAGTTCCGCGTATATGATTTGCGCGGTCGTGCAGTGATGCCGACGGGTAGAGTTTCTGCCGGCGAATCGGTGAACTTGAACGCCCTCGATGCAGGCGTGTACGTGCTGATGGTGCAGGGCTATCGCCCGGTGCGTTTTGGCTTAAGAAAGTAA
- a CDS encoding DHH family phosphoesterase — MLNEICYREALKALDWGTETIYAIGHKAPDTDTVTAAIAYADLMQKLGYPVEARIAGKANNETKYAAALFGFPLPPILEDARGKTLILVDHSETCQAVAGAKEARILQIIDHHGLGDVMESKRIFAKIFPVGSTCTIIFTCYQEFGVEVTKKIAQILLAGIVSDTQNLKKKTTTEMDRVVCKILAERLNISSENLEMIYAEMKKAAKNFDGMTDEEIFNSDAKDYVINGHKFRLGSLSFDDKKNIESFLHRMLGVMPKILKDSANEMIFCNVSCHKHSYILYFTDLAKKIAESVYGASKDAGIIYVDHRLNRKVDIVPAITQALLS; from the coding sequence ATGCTGAACGAAATTTGCTACCGCGAAGCGTTAAAAGCTCTGGACTGGGGAACGGAAACCATTTACGCCATCGGTCACAAAGCGCCAGATACCGACACGGTCACCGCAGCGATCGCCTACGCAGACCTCATGCAAAAGCTCGGCTACCCCGTCGAAGCGCGCATCGCAGGCAAAGCGAACAACGAAACGAAATACGCCGCTGCGCTCTTCGGCTTTCCACTTCCCCCGATTTTAGAAGACGCTCGTGGCAAAACACTCATCCTAGTGGACCACAGCGAAACCTGCCAAGCGGTAGCCGGAGCCAAAGAGGCTCGCATTCTGCAAATTATCGACCATCACGGCCTCGGCGATGTCATGGAATCCAAACGGATTTTCGCAAAGATTTTCCCCGTCGGATCGACCTGTACCATCATCTTTACCTGCTACCAGGAATTCGGAGTTGAAGTCACAAAGAAAATCGCTCAGATTCTACTCGCAGGCATCGTCTCCGACACCCAGAATTTAAAGAAGAAAACGACAACGGAAATGGACCGTGTCGTTTGCAAAATTCTCGCTGAACGGTTAAACATTTCCAGTGAAAACCTGGAAATGATTTATGCCGAAATGAAAAAGGCGGCGAAAAATTTCGACGGTATGACCGACGAAGAAATTTTCAATTCCGACGCCAAGGATTACGTCATAAACGGTCATAAGTTCCGCTTGGGAAGCTTGAGTTTCGACGACAAAAAAAACATTGAATCATTTCTCCACCGCATGCTCGGTGTGATGCCAAAAATTTTAAAAGATTCCGCAAACGAAATGATTTTCTGCAACGTCAGCTGCCACAAGCACAGCTACATTCTGTACTTCACAGATCTCGCAAAGAAAATTGCAGAATCCGTTTACGGAGCTTCAAAAGACGCGGGAATTATTTACGTAGACCATCGCTTAAATCGCAAAGTCGACATCGTTCCTGCGATCACGCAAGCCTTACTTTCTTAA
- a CDS encoding division/cell wall cluster transcriptional repressor MraZ — MELNAFIGNAKTAIDEKGRSSFPREFRRLLSEEESSSLILAYGSRDSLILFTLEEYRKFIAKIESRPQTSKNVRFNRMFKANSHYVSLDGQNRILLSKNDIAYAKLDGEVLYVARSGKSAELWNPSIYNEKFGFNTEEDFNEFDAGFFDDEPSGDVDENR; from the coding sequence ATGGAATTAAACGCTTTCATAGGAAACGCCAAGACGGCGATCGACGAAAAGGGAAGATCTTCCTTCCCTAGGGAGTTTCGTCGTTTGCTCTCTGAAGAAGAGAGCTCGTCGCTCATTTTGGCCTATGGTAGCCGCGATTCGCTCATCCTCTTTACGTTAGAGGAATATCGCAAGTTCATTGCGAAGATTGAAAGTCGACCGCAAACCTCGAAGAATGTTCGTTTCAACCGCATGTTCAAGGCAAATTCGCATTACGTGTCCTTGGACGGCCAGAACCGTATTTTGCTCTCGAAGAATGATATTGCATACGCCAAATTGGATGGCGAAGTTCTTTATGTAGCGCGCTCTGGAAAGTCGGCTGAACTCTGGAATCCTTCCATCTACAACGAAAAGTTTGGCTTCAATACCGAAGAAGACTTTAATGAGTTTGATGCAGGGTTCTTTGATGACGAACCTTCGGGGGATGTAGATGAAAATCGCTGA
- the rsmH gene encoding 16S rRNA (cytosine(1402)-N(4))-methyltransferase RsmH: MKIAEYHSPVLFDECMQALILDPKGTYADCTLGGGGHSEGILTHLAPEGRLHSFDRDPEAIAYATKRLEGFKDQVTFHPVPFAELGHEVGPASLDGVLYDLGISSHQVDDDARGFTFQGSNPVDLRMDSRSDFSAQEWLRTNSLDDMARAFKENADLDRAYKLSANIQSVISDLKTPILPVHLRAATEKTYPDRIRDLNSILARIFQAIRMEVNGEMEQIRVSMRSAVEALKKGGRLVVISYHSVEDRTVKLVCSEFERTCLCPPQSPVCMCGGHHQKLKKVLRKPGLPTAEEIARNPRARSAKLRVYERV, encoded by the coding sequence ATGAAAATCGCTGAATATCATTCCCCAGTCCTTTTTGATGAATGCATGCAGGCGTTGATCCTCGATCCGAAGGGGACGTATGCAGACTGCACCCTCGGTGGTGGTGGACACTCCGAAGGCATTCTGACGCACCTTGCGCCGGAAGGCCGTTTGCACTCTTTTGACCGCGACCCGGAAGCCATCGCTTATGCAACCAAGCGCCTCGAAGGCTTTAAGGATCAAGTGACCTTCCATCCGGTTCCGTTCGCCGAACTGGGACACGAGGTCGGACCGGCATCGCTGGACGGCGTTCTGTATGACCTGGGTATTAGCAGCCATCAGGTCGATGATGACGCTAGAGGCTTTACGTTCCAAGGCTCGAACCCGGTGGACCTGCGCATGGACTCCCGCTCGGACTTCAGCGCCCAGGAATGGTTGCGTACAAATTCTCTAGATGACATGGCCCGTGCCTTTAAGGAAAATGCGGATCTTGATCGTGCGTACAAATTAAGTGCCAATATCCAGAGTGTGATTTCGGATTTGAAGACTCCGATCCTTCCGGTGCATTTACGTGCGGCTACGGAAAAGACTTATCCGGATCGCATACGCGATTTGAACAGTATTCTCGCGAGAATCTTCCAGGCGATTCGCATGGAAGTGAACGGTGAAATGGAACAGATCCGTGTAAGCATGCGTTCTGCCGTGGAAGCTTTGAAGAAGGGCGGTCGTCTGGTGGTGATCTCTTACCACTCGGTGGAAGATCGCACGGTGAAGCTTGTCTGCAGTGAATTTGAAAGAACTTGCCTTTGCCCGCCGCAGTCTCCGGTCTGCATGTGTGGCGGCCATCATCAAAAGTTGAAAAAGGTCCTTCGCAAGCCGGGGCTTCCGACTGCGGAAGAAATCGCTCGCAATCCGCGTGCGCGTTCTGCAAAACTGAGGGTGTACGAAAGAGTATGA
- a CDS encoding cell division protein FtsL, whose product MIRVLTAHKVLWSFLMVIVLATLLCCYLALQYRFDGLAVKKAGLVREVSALRGEVVLRELENRELSSLDRITQIAEQMGMGYAQVPHKVKQTGSK is encoded by the coding sequence ATGATTCGGGTTTTGACGGCGCATAAGGTTTTGTGGAGCTTCTTGATGGTGATTGTCCTTGCGACATTGCTTTGCTGTTATCTGGCTTTGCAGTACCGTTTTGACGGTCTTGCGGTGAAGAAGGCGGGACTCGTTCGCGAAGTTTCGGCGCTCCGTGGTGAAGTTGTGCTTCGGGAATTGGAAAATAGAGAGCTTTCTTCTCTCGATCGAATTACGCAGATCGCGGAACAGATGGGAATGGGTTATGCCCAGGTGCCTCATAAAGTCAAACAGACGGGGAGTAAGTAG
- a CDS encoding penicillin-binding protein — translation MHLDRISWLFVVFGALWVVLCARTFQIQIVEGEKYSEIANLKARDRVIRKAPRGRILDRNGQVLAQSIQEKDKEGKLETKRIYPQGVLASQLVGQVGKDGQGIYGLEVQFDERFRGTDGWQTRVLNVARQIQAGRKMEGREPIPGDDLVLTIDRNMQEVVEKALKDGVKTYLAESGSAVVMDPYTGEILAMASYPTFDPNAPVSAATRAKRNDIVSLAYEPGSTFKLVTAATAIETKAVDPKTVFSGEKGRWVLENKDVISDTKDHGDMDMTAAMAMSSNIVFAKIADLVGEKRFYRYVRSFGFGSKTSVELPGEESGYLKPTHEWSGRTLKTMGFGHELLVTPLQMVMAFCAIANGGKLMQPTIVREWRSADGEVLEKKEPEEVRRVVSEKTAARIRSMLREVVEVGTAKQVNSEKLPGIVFGGKTGTAEKYNQKLKRYDKTKQVASFIGLAPADNPRYVCMVLVDDPKTRTVGGLTAGPIFRNIMEGIYYLQSTSPVPYNLTLTSASKKCDAEFVGLSRADAKILANDRHCEVSFEGEGSTVVATEYDFETNGRKLRMGTPNAQKMPDLKGLTLRDALDQIGELPGSIEYEGVGRVKKQFPAPNATLKRGEKFKLVLSEKG, via the coding sequence ATGCATTTGGATCGTATTTCTTGGCTTTTTGTCGTGTTTGGCGCTTTGTGGGTGGTGCTTTGCGCCCGCACGTTCCAGATTCAGATTGTTGAAGGGGAAAAGTACAGCGAAATTGCGAACTTGAAGGCGCGTGACCGTGTGATTCGCAAGGCTCCGCGTGGACGGATTCTTGACCGTAACGGTCAGGTGCTCGCTCAGAGTATCCAGGAAAAGGATAAAGAAGGAAAGCTCGAAACTAAGCGTATTTATCCGCAGGGTGTTTTGGCGTCTCAGCTCGTGGGCCAGGTCGGCAAGGATGGTCAGGGCATTTACGGTTTGGAAGTGCAGTTCGATGAACGCTTCCGTGGAACGGACGGCTGGCAGACCCGCGTTTTGAATGTGGCGCGTCAGATCCAGGCAGGGCGTAAAATGGAAGGCCGCGAACCGATTCCGGGCGACGATCTGGTTTTGACGATTGATCGCAATATGCAGGAAGTGGTGGAAAAGGCTTTGAAGGATGGCGTGAAAACCTACCTCGCCGAAAGCGGAAGCGCCGTGGTGATGGATCCGTACACGGGTGAAATCCTCGCGATGGCGAGCTATCCGACTTTCGACCCGAATGCACCGGTGAGTGCCGCAACGCGGGCGAAGCGCAATGATATTGTTTCTCTCGCTTACGAACCGGGTTCCACCTTTAAGCTTGTGACGGCTGCGACAGCGATTGAAACGAAGGCCGTGGATCCGAAAACCGTGTTCAGCGGCGAAAAGGGTCGCTGGGTTTTGGAAAACAAAGACGTTATCAGCGATACGAAGGATCACGGGGACATGGACATGACGGCAGCCATGGCGATGTCTTCCAACATTGTGTTTGCAAAGATTGCAGATCTCGTCGGAGAAAAGCGTTTTTATCGCTACGTGCGTTCTTTTGGATTTGGTTCGAAGACTTCGGTGGAACTTCCGGGTGAAGAAAGCGGATATTTGAAGCCTACGCATGAATGGAGCGGCCGTACGTTAAAGACGATGGGTTTTGGCCATGAACTTCTGGTGACTCCGCTGCAGATGGTGATGGCTTTTTGTGCAATTGCAAATGGCGGCAAGCTGATGCAGCCGACAATCGTTCGCGAATGGCGTTCGGCGGATGGGGAAGTTTTGGAAAAGAAGGAACCGGAAGAAGTGCGCCGCGTCGTTTCGGAAAAGACCGCAGCACGTATTCGTTCCATGCTTCGCGAAGTGGTGGAAGTCGGTACGGCAAAACAGGTGAATTCGGAAAAGCTCCCGGGCATTGTCTTTGGCGGAAAGACGGGTACGGCAGAAAAGTACAACCAGAAACTGAAGCGCTACGATAAAACGAAGCAGGTGGCTTCTTTCATCGGCCTTGCTCCAGCAGACAATCCGCGTTACGTTTGCATGGTTCTTGTGGATGATCCGAAAACGCGTACGGTGGGCGGCTTGACCGCAGGACCGATCTTTCGGAATATCATGGAAGGCATTTACTATCTGCAGTCGACGTCTCCGGTGCCGTATAATTTGACCCTTACGTCTGCATCGAAAAAGTGCGATGCGGAATTTGTGGGACTTTCCCGTGCCGACGCAAAGATTCTTGCCAATGATCGTCACTGTGAAGTTTCGTTCGAAGGCGAAGGCTCCACGGTCGTGGCGACGGAATATGATTTTGAAACGAACGGTCGAAAGCTCCGTATGGGAACTCCGAACGCTCAGAAGATGCCGGATTTGAAGGGTCTGACCTTGCGTGATGCGCTGGATCAGATCGGTGAATTGCCCGGCTCTATAGAATATGAAGGTGTGGGCCGAGTCAAGAAGCAATTCCCGGCTCCGAACGCAACGCTCAAGCGTGGCGAAAAGTTCAAACTCGTTCTTTCCGAGAAAGGTTAA
- a CDS encoding UDP-N-acetylmuramoyl-L-alanyl-D-glutamate--2,6-diaminopimelate ligase — protein sequence MLSETVLKNLGIQGLCDDSRKVAPGDLFFAMPGEQAEEFARTALSKGAVAVVGETEAPKDLASKWILVPSVKEERASVAKFFYHDPFSKMRVHAITGTNGKTTSAFLMESMLSSDGRKTALVGTICKKIGDKVIASNLTTPGILELYAFAAEAVEAGCTDFVMEASSHSLYQGRVQGIAYKSALFSNLTEDHLDYHKTMENYFQAKKLLFTRYLAADGVAVINVDDAYGQRLMDEIVVANKVSVSRLGLDGANVVPNSIQSLEDGLVLDVPAISKTPIETRLVGEFNADNVLLVMSWAKSIGISEESIRKALATVKVPGRFEMTFNDGSRRVIVDYAHTPDALERVLRVARSLCKGKLSVVFGCGGDRDRNKRHIMGAIAEQGADFAWVTSDNPRTENPEDIIADIVSGMHSEHFKVIVSREEAIREACQAMQAGDFLVVAGKGHENYQIIGKTKHHFDDHEVILREMK from the coding sequence ATGTTGTCTGAAACCGTTTTGAAGAATTTGGGCATTCAGGGACTTTGCGATGATTCTCGCAAGGTGGCTCCGGGCGATTTGTTCTTTGCAATGCCTGGTGAACAGGCGGAAGAATTTGCCCGTACCGCTCTTTCAAAGGGCGCAGTAGCTGTTGTCGGTGAAACGGAAGCGCCGAAGGATCTCGCAAGCAAGTGGATTCTTGTGCCGAGCGTCAAGGAAGAACGCGCTTCTGTCGCTAAGTTTTTTTACCACGATCCGTTCTCGAAGATGCGCGTTCATGCGATTACCGGAACGAACGGCAAAACGACCAGTGCCTTCCTCATGGAATCGATGCTTTCTAGCGATGGTCGCAAAACGGCTCTCGTCGGCACGATTTGCAAAAAGATAGGCGACAAGGTAATCGCTTCGAATTTGACGACACCGGGTATTTTGGAACTTTACGCTTTTGCCGCAGAAGCGGTGGAAGCGGGCTGCACGGATTTTGTGATGGAAGCTTCTTCGCATTCCCTTTATCAGGGACGTGTGCAGGGAATCGCATACAAGAGCGCTCTCTTCTCGAATTTGACGGAAGATCATTTGGATTATCACAAGACGATGGAAAATTATTTCCAAGCAAAGAAGCTTTTGTTCACGCGGTATCTCGCTGCGGACGGCGTTGCCGTGATCAATGTGGATGACGCATACGGCCAACGTCTAATGGATGAAATCGTCGTGGCGAACAAGGTTTCCGTTTCGCGCCTTGGCTTGGACGGGGCAAATGTGGTTCCGAATTCCATTCAGAGCTTGGAAGATGGCCTTGTGCTCGATGTTCCGGCGATTTCGAAGACACCGATTGAAACGCGTCTTGTGGGCGAATTTAATGCGGATAACGTTTTGCTTGTGATGAGCTGGGCCAAGTCCATTGGAATTTCGGAAGAATCTATTCGCAAGGCTTTGGCAACGGTGAAGGTTCCGGGACGCTTCGAAATGACTTTTAACGATGGTTCTCGCCGTGTAATCGTCGATTACGCGCATACGCCGGACGCTTTGGAACGCGTGTTGCGTGTGGCACGTTCCCTTTGCAAGGGAAAGCTCTCCGTGGTATTTGGCTGCGGTGGCGATCGCGACCGCAACAAGCGTCATATTATGGGTGCGATTGCCGAACAGGGCGCAGACTTTGCTTGGGTCACTTCGGATAATCCGCGTACGGAAAACCCGGAAGACATCATCGCGGATATCGTGAGCGGTATGCATTCGGAACATTTCAAGGTGATCGTTTCGCGTGAAGAAGCAATCCGTGAAGCTTGCCAGGCGATGCAGGCGGGAGATTTTCTCGTCGTCGCCGGAAAGGGGCATGAAAATTACCAGATCATCGGAAAGACGAAGCATCATTTCGACGATCATGAAGTCATCCTTCGGGAGATGAAGTAA
- a CDS encoding UDP-N-acetylmuramoyl-tripeptide--D-alanyl-D-alanine ligase: protein MHNLDLTVAELCDILESNPVGLTARAAKRKVKLCLDSREAGPGVVFWPLKGARFDAHSFIPEVMKKGALMSVMDAGRAEESLADVYVPVDDSNQALLKLARGYQRLFKVKKVAVTGSNGKTTTKEMLKAVLSTQFKTMATEGNLNNQIGVPRTLFHLKHSDEVAVVEMGTNAPGEIHPLSMAVEPDIAVITNVGASHLERLQDLDHVFKEKVTIADGLRKGGLLVVNADDPRLAKLRTNTRYRVLTFGIKRGVIRPENLKWDSNACASFKIGRTEFHLSVPGIHNVYNALATIAVATSLRMSKTAVAKALEKFRAASMRMEIRKGVGIKVVSDCYNANPSSMRMALQTIGAIENATRKVAILGDMLELGSSAEDLHREIGELVPQMKFDMLVAVGKLSLNIQKGAIAAGMDKKNALHFDTVDEAMDFLSENVHFGDVLLVKASRGMKLEQVVDKLLRLEPAMANK from the coding sequence ATGCATAACTTGGATTTAACAGTCGCAGAACTTTGCGACATCTTGGAAAGCAATCCGGTTGGACTTACCGCCCGGGCTGCAAAACGCAAGGTGAAACTTTGCCTGGATAGCCGTGAAGCGGGGCCGGGAGTGGTGTTTTGGCCGTTGAAAGGCGCGCGCTTTGATGCGCATAGTTTTATTCCTGAAGTGATGAAGAAAGGAGCTTTGATGAGTGTGATGGACGCAGGTCGTGCAGAGGAATCTTTGGCAGACGTTTATGTCCCAGTGGATGATTCCAATCAAGCTTTGTTGAAGCTCGCCAGAGGCTATCAGCGCCTTTTCAAGGTGAAGAAAGTCGCTGTGACGGGCTCGAATGGCAAGACGACCACGAAAGAAATGCTGAAGGCCGTGCTTTCGACTCAGTTCAAGACCATGGCTACCGAAGGAAATTTGAACAATCAGATCGGTGTGCCGAGAACGCTTTTCCACTTGAAACATTCCGATGAAGTCGCTGTGGTGGAAATGGGTACGAACGCTCCTGGTGAAATCCATCCGCTTTCGATGGCTGTGGAACCGGATATCGCTGTGATCACGAACGTCGGAGCAAGCCACTTGGAGCGGCTCCAGGATCTCGATCACGTCTTTAAGGAAAAGGTGACGATTGCCGATGGCCTTCGCAAGGGTGGCTTGCTTGTGGTGAACGCAGACGATCCGCGTCTCGCCAAGCTCCGCACGAATACCAGGTATCGTGTGCTGACTTTCGGTATTAAGCGTGGCGTGATTAGGCCGGAAAATCTGAAGTGGGATTCCAACGCTTGTGCAAGCTTTAAGATTGGCCGCACGGAATTCCATTTGAGCGTTCCGGGCATTCATAATGTCTATAACGCCTTGGCAACAATCGCTGTCGCTACATCTTTGCGTATGTCGAAAACGGCGGTTGCAAAAGCTTTGGAAAAGTTCCGTGCCGCGAGTATGCGCATGGAAATCCGCAAAGGTGTCGGCATCAAAGTCGTTTCGGACTGCTACAACGCAAATCCGTCTTCGATGCGTATGGCTTTGCAGACGATTGGCGCAATTGAAAATGCGACCCGTAAAGTAGCGATTCTCGGCGATATGCTCGAACTCGGTTCTTCGGCAGAAGATCTACACCGTGAAATCGGTGAACTTGTTCCGCAGATGAAGTTCGATATGCTTGTTGCTGTCGGTAAACTGAGCCTGAACATACAGAAGGGTGCAATTGCAGCCGGCATGGATAAAAAGAATGCGCTGCATTTTGACACCGTGGACGAAGCGATGGATTTCCTTTCGGAAAATGTCCATTTTGGCGATGTTCTGCTTGTGAAGGCTTCGCGTGGGATGAAGTTGGAACAGGTCGTGGATAAGCTTCTTCGCTTGGAACCGGCTATGGCTAACAAGTAA
- the ftsW gene encoding putative lipid II flippase FtsW yields the protein MNSILAFDKLLLLAVVVLLAMGLFVIYTGSNFHAMELGRPSYFYVLKHLRVILFGFVILAFLTVLDHKIFHKLSHAMFLVCLVALVAVVVTGAVTKGAARWLSIGGMSLQPSELMKIAMFAYMSRRLTELGDEIKDFKRGYIQPLVTLGIVCGLILLQPNFSMALLVGATTYVLFFTAGVKVRYLLLSFVPIGLGALAIGLAAPYRLKRLQAWLHPEEHIKEGGYQLYNALISLGHGGWLGTGIGKGTQKLGFLPESYKDVAYSLMGEELGFFGTMIVLVLFGFIVYRGFMIARNANSRFAKYFAVCLTSSLAFNVIFHVFVCTGLMPTTGQPMPFISYGGTNLVVSMASIGILLNISRPGTGMNIVEPVFHEQG from the coding sequence TTGAATTCCATCTTGGCATTTGATAAGCTACTGTTGCTGGCAGTCGTTGTTCTGCTTGCGATGGGTCTGTTTGTCATTTATACGGGAAGTAATTTCCATGCGATGGAATTGGGCCGTCCGTCTTATTTCTATGTCCTGAAGCATTTGCGCGTGATTCTGTTCGGTTTTGTAATCCTCGCATTTTTGACTGTGTTGGATCATAAGATCTTCCACAAGCTTAGCCATGCAATGTTCTTGGTTTGCTTGGTAGCGCTGGTTGCTGTCGTGGTGACGGGCGCGGTGACGAAAGGCGCTGCACGCTGGCTTTCGATTGGCGGTATGTCGCTTCAGCCTTCGGAACTGATGAAAATCGCGATGTTTGCCTATATGTCTCGTCGCTTGACGGAATTGGGCGATGAAATCAAGGATTTTAAGCGAGGGTATATTCAGCCGCTGGTGACTCTTGGCATTGTGTGCGGATTGATTCTTTTGCAACCGAACTTCTCGATGGCTTTGCTTGTCGGCGCAACGACTTATGTGCTTTTCTTTACGGCGGGAGTCAAGGTTCGCTATTTGCTACTCTCGTTTGTACCGATTGGTTTAGGTGCACTGGCGATTGGTCTTGCGGCTCCGTACCGTTTAAAACGTCTTCAGGCATGGCTTCATCCGGAAGAACATATTAAGGAGGGAGGCTATCAGCTGTACAATGCGTTGATCAGTCTCGGTCATGGCGGATGGCTTGGAACGGGCATCGGTAAGGGTACGCAGAAGCTGGGCTTTTTGCCGGAATCTTATAAGGATGTGGCGTACAGCTTGATGGGTGAAGAACTCGGATTTTTTGGAACGATGATTGTACTTGTTTTGTTTGGCTTTATTGTCTATCGCGGTTTTATGATTGCCCGGAATGCGAATTCGCGCTTTGCGAAATACTTTGCGGTTTGCTTGACGTCTTCGCTTGCATTTAACGTGATTTTCCATGTGTTTGTTTGCACGGGACTGATGCCGACGACAGGTCAGCCGATGCCGTTTATCAGTTATGGCGGTACGAACTTGGTCGTTTCGATGGCGTCGATTGGAATTTTGTTAAACATTTCTCGACCAGGCACAGGGATGAATATTGTTGAACCTGTGTTCCACGAACAGGGATGA